A single genomic interval of Sceloporus undulatus isolate JIND9_A2432 ecotype Alabama chromosome 2, SceUnd_v1.1, whole genome shotgun sequence harbors:
- the LOC121922500 gene encoding ATP-dependent Clp protease proteolytic subunit, mitochondrial, producing MLQRIIVQPLRLGCHVLSVSRCLHRSSRSHIPLIPIVVEQTGRGERAYDIYSRLLRERIVCVMGPIDDSVASLVIAQLLFLQSESNKKPIHMYINSPGGAVTSGLAIYDTMQYILNPICTWCVGQAASMGSLLLAAGSPGMRHSLPNSRIMIHQPSGGARGQATDIAIQAEEILKLKKQINSIYAKHTKQNLEVIEAAMERDRYMSPVEAQDLVSWTRYLSILRMMEKTARAGTKEPPPGASPPLPRLSPERAKHPLDLCCVQAI from the exons ATGCTGCAAAGGATAATAGTG caACCCTTACGGCTAGGATGCCATGTCCTCTCTGTTTCTCGGTGCCTCCACCGGTCTTCCCGGAGCCACATCCCCCTCATCCCCATTGTGGTGGAACAGACG GGCCGTGGTGAGCGAGCTTACGACATCTACTCTCGCCTTCTGAGAGAGCGCATTGTCTGTGTGATGGGTCCA ATTGATGACAGTGTGGCAAGTTTGGTCATTGCACAGCTGCTCTTCTTGCAGTCAGAAAGCAACAAGAAACCCATTCACATGTACATTAACAGCCCAG gTGGTGCGGTAACATCTGGACTGGCAATCTATGACACCATGCAATACATCCTGAACCCCATTTGCACGTGGTGCGTGGGGCAGGCAGCAAGCATGGGCTCTCTGCTTCTGGCTGCAGGCTCACCGGGCATGCGCCACTCCCTGCCCAACTCCCGCATCATGATCCACCAGCCCTCAGGGGGGGCACGG GGCCAGGCTACAGACATTGCCATCCAGGCTGAGGAAATCCTAAAGCTGAAGAAACAGATCAACAGCATCTATGCCAAACACACCAAGCAGAATCTGGAGGTGATTG AGGCGGCTATGGAGAGAGATCGTTACATGAGTCCAGTGGAAGCCCAGGATTTGGTATCTTGGACAAGGTACTTGTCCATCCTCCGCATGATGGAGAAGACGGCCAGAGCTGGTACGAAGGAGCCTCCACCAGgagccagtcctcctcttcctcggctgAGCCCTGAGAGAGCCAAGCATCCTCTGGATCTTTGTTGTGTTCAGGCTATCTAG